In one Perca fluviatilis chromosome 7, GENO_Pfluv_1.0, whole genome shotgun sequence genomic region, the following are encoded:
- the osgin2 gene encoding oxidative stress-induced growth inhibitor 2 isoform X1, with the protein MRQQQHWQTQRQQAVPALAQAAAMPLLEETTLPQDHPPTVPVVIIGNGPSGICLSYLLSGHKPYLDTATVHPNPIIYRKLQETKHLSITEQDLEYLSEGLEGRSRNPVAVLFDTLLHPNADFGYEFPPVLQWRRDKQHHIPHLVLGRATPGGAWHAMEGSMLTISLGIWMELPGVNYRDLTNGKRRDATSDRATPEEISSYYRNYVKLKGLQKNFVDNTYVTSVQKLCRGHEGEGLENGHTDQGDGGVGDGGNEGFEVNGVECLNNGGGGALWEVRGYQQVQNDTHVPFSLFAENVVLATGASDSPVRLGAEGEDLPFVFHSISDLGLAVSRRKLDMNSDPVLIVGAGLSAADAVLCACNSNIRVLHVFRKSVDDPELIFKQLPKTLYPEYHKVYNMMCSQTYTNVAPSSALNRPQAVSIASSVCAKMCPKPQLAAGNMAGNTSVSLFPDYTSFPEHCVVSFQSDMKCLLQGNNSLKAFKISMALVLIGTNPNLFFLKGQGQYLGQDPTKPISCTQNPIDIHPYTFECTKEPGLFAMGPLVGDNFVRFLKGGALGIASCLLKRLKKKGKLISNEENNFI; encoded by the exons AtgagacaacaacaacattggcagacacaaagacagcaaGCCG TGCCGGCTCTGGCCCAGGCTGCAGCCATGCCTCTTCTGGAAGAGACCACTCTGCCACAAGATCACCCACCGACTGTCCCCGTGGTCATCATAG GAAATGGCCCATCAGGTATTTGTCTGTCCTACCTGCTGAGTGGACACAAGCCCTACCTAGATACAGCAACTGTTCACCCGAACCCAATAATATACAGGAAACTGCAGGAGACAAAGCACCTATCCATCACTGAACAG GATCTGGAATATTTGAGTGAAGGTCTTGAGGGGAGGTCAAGGAACCCTGTGGCTGTGCTTTTTGACACACTTCTGCACCCCAATGCTGACTTTGGCTACGAGTTCCCCCCTGTCCTTCAGTGGCGGAGGGACAAGCAGCACCACATCCCTCATCTGGTGCTGGGGAGGGCAACGCCTGGAGGTGCTTGGCAT GCAATGGAAGGCTCCATGCTGACTATTAGTCTTGGCATCTGGATGGAGCTTCCAGGGGTTAACTACAGGGACTTGACCAACGGGAAACGCAG GGATGCCACCAGTGACAGAGCCACCCCAGAAGAGATCTCATCCTATTACCGTAACTATGTGAAGCTTAAGGGCCTCCAAAAGAATTTTGTTGACAACACCTACGTGACCTCTGTCCAGAAACTCTGCCGGGGGCACGAGGGAGAAGGTCTGGAAAATGGGCACACTGATCAAGGAGATGGAGGGGTGGGAGATGGTGGGAATGAAGGCTTTGAAGTAAATGGAGTTGAGTGTCTAAACAATGGAGGAGGGGGGGCTCTCTGGGAAGTAAGGGGATACCAGCAGGTGCAGAACGACACTCATGTGCCCTTCTCTTTGTTTGCTGAGAACGTAGTTCTGGCCACCGGTGCATCTGATTCACCGGTTCGATTAGGTGCAGAGGGTGAGGACCTACCATTTGTATTCCACAGCATCTCCGATCTAGGCTTGGCTGTCAGCCGTAGAAAACTGGATATGAACTCTGATCCGGTTTTGATCGTAGGTGCTGGTTTAAGTGCTGCAGATGCAGTTCTGTGCGCTTGTAACAGCAACATCAGAGTGCTGCATGTCTTTCGTAAGAGCGTAGACGACCCAGAACTTATCTTCAAACAGCTGCCCAAGACCTTGTACCCAGAGTACCACAAAGTCTACAACATGATGTGCTCTCAGACCTACACAAATGTGGCTCCCTCCTCTGCTTTAAACAGACCCCAGGCAGTAAGTATCGCCTCTTCAGTATGTGCCAAGATGTGCCCAAAGCCCCAACTTGCTGCAGGTAACATGGCTGGTAATACCAGTGTCAGCCTGTTTCCTGACTACACTAGTTTCCCCGAACACTGCGTGGTGTCCTTCCAGTCTGACATGAAGTGTTTGTTGCAGGGGAACAACTCCCTCAAGGCCTTCAAGATCTCCATGGCCCTAGTGCTGATTGGGACCAACCCAAACTTGTTTTTTCTGAAGGGGCAGGGCCAGTACCTGGGTCAGGATCCAACAAAACCCATCTCCTGCACGCAGAACCCCATTGACATCCACCCCTACACTTTTGAGTGTACCAAGGAGCCAGGTCTGTTTGCCATGGGCCCGCTGGTGGGAGACAACTTTGTTCGCTTTTTGAAGGGTGGTGCTTTAGGCATTGCCTCGTGTCTGCTGAAGAGACTCAAGAAGAAAGGGAAGCTCATCAGCAATGAAGAGAATAACTTTATTTGA
- the osgin2 gene encoding oxidative stress-induced growth inhibitor 2 isoform X2: MPLLEETTLPQDHPPTVPVVIIGNGPSGICLSYLLSGHKPYLDTATVHPNPIIYRKLQETKHLSITEQDLEYLSEGLEGRSRNPVAVLFDTLLHPNADFGYEFPPVLQWRRDKQHHIPHLVLGRATPGGAWHAMEGSMLTISLGIWMELPGVNYRDLTNGKRRDATSDRATPEEISSYYRNYVKLKGLQKNFVDNTYVTSVQKLCRGHEGEGLENGHTDQGDGGVGDGGNEGFEVNGVECLNNGGGGALWEVRGYQQVQNDTHVPFSLFAENVVLATGASDSPVRLGAEGEDLPFVFHSISDLGLAVSRRKLDMNSDPVLIVGAGLSAADAVLCACNSNIRVLHVFRKSVDDPELIFKQLPKTLYPEYHKVYNMMCSQTYTNVAPSSALNRPQAVSIASSVCAKMCPKPQLAAGNMAGNTSVSLFPDYTSFPEHCVVSFQSDMKCLLQGNNSLKAFKISMALVLIGTNPNLFFLKGQGQYLGQDPTKPISCTQNPIDIHPYTFECTKEPGLFAMGPLVGDNFVRFLKGGALGIASCLLKRLKKKGKLISNEENNFI, translated from the exons ATGCCTCTTCTGGAAGAGACCACTCTGCCACAAGATCACCCACCGACTGTCCCCGTGGTCATCATAG GAAATGGCCCATCAGGTATTTGTCTGTCCTACCTGCTGAGTGGACACAAGCCCTACCTAGATACAGCAACTGTTCACCCGAACCCAATAATATACAGGAAACTGCAGGAGACAAAGCACCTATCCATCACTGAACAG GATCTGGAATATTTGAGTGAAGGTCTTGAGGGGAGGTCAAGGAACCCTGTGGCTGTGCTTTTTGACACACTTCTGCACCCCAATGCTGACTTTGGCTACGAGTTCCCCCCTGTCCTTCAGTGGCGGAGGGACAAGCAGCACCACATCCCTCATCTGGTGCTGGGGAGGGCAACGCCTGGAGGTGCTTGGCAT GCAATGGAAGGCTCCATGCTGACTATTAGTCTTGGCATCTGGATGGAGCTTCCAGGGGTTAACTACAGGGACTTGACCAACGGGAAACGCAG GGATGCCACCAGTGACAGAGCCACCCCAGAAGAGATCTCATCCTATTACCGTAACTATGTGAAGCTTAAGGGCCTCCAAAAGAATTTTGTTGACAACACCTACGTGACCTCTGTCCAGAAACTCTGCCGGGGGCACGAGGGAGAAGGTCTGGAAAATGGGCACACTGATCAAGGAGATGGAGGGGTGGGAGATGGTGGGAATGAAGGCTTTGAAGTAAATGGAGTTGAGTGTCTAAACAATGGAGGAGGGGGGGCTCTCTGGGAAGTAAGGGGATACCAGCAGGTGCAGAACGACACTCATGTGCCCTTCTCTTTGTTTGCTGAGAACGTAGTTCTGGCCACCGGTGCATCTGATTCACCGGTTCGATTAGGTGCAGAGGGTGAGGACCTACCATTTGTATTCCACAGCATCTCCGATCTAGGCTTGGCTGTCAGCCGTAGAAAACTGGATATGAACTCTGATCCGGTTTTGATCGTAGGTGCTGGTTTAAGTGCTGCAGATGCAGTTCTGTGCGCTTGTAACAGCAACATCAGAGTGCTGCATGTCTTTCGTAAGAGCGTAGACGACCCAGAACTTATCTTCAAACAGCTGCCCAAGACCTTGTACCCAGAGTACCACAAAGTCTACAACATGATGTGCTCTCAGACCTACACAAATGTGGCTCCCTCCTCTGCTTTAAACAGACCCCAGGCAGTAAGTATCGCCTCTTCAGTATGTGCCAAGATGTGCCCAAAGCCCCAACTTGCTGCAGGTAACATGGCTGGTAATACCAGTGTCAGCCTGTTTCCTGACTACACTAGTTTCCCCGAACACTGCGTGGTGTCCTTCCAGTCTGACATGAAGTGTTTGTTGCAGGGGAACAACTCCCTCAAGGCCTTCAAGATCTCCATGGCCCTAGTGCTGATTGGGACCAACCCAAACTTGTTTTTTCTGAAGGGGCAGGGCCAGTACCTGGGTCAGGATCCAACAAAACCCATCTCCTGCACGCAGAACCCCATTGACATCCACCCCTACACTTTTGAGTGTACCAAGGAGCCAGGTCTGTTTGCCATGGGCCCGCTGGTGGGAGACAACTTTGTTCGCTTTTTGAAGGGTGGTGCTTTAGGCATTGCCTCGTGTCTGCTGAAGAGACTCAAGAAGAAAGGGAAGCTCATCAGCAATGAAGAGAATAACTTTATTTGA